Genomic DNA from Ilyobacter polytropus DSM 2926:
AAGACCAATGACTACACCCATAGATGATACTGCATCACTTCTATGCTCCCTAGCGTCTGCAAGTACAGCATCACTTTTGGTTCGTAGACCTATTCGTTTTTTATATAGATACATATAATATTTTACAACAACTGAGAAAAGGGCAACATAAATTGTTATTTTGAGAGGTTTAACAAAATCTACCCCTTTTATCAGTGACAATACACTATCTCTTACCAGCTCAAAGGCAGTAATAACAAGTAAAACCCCAACAATATTTCCCGCTATACTCTCTATTTTTTCATGTCCGTATGGATGGTCTTCATCTTCTGGTATATTTCCAAAGTATACACTAAGAAGTATAACTATAGATCCTACTACATCTGAAATTGAATGAAAACCGTCAGCAACAAGGGCCCTACTTTTTCCAAATATACCTACTATGATTTTAAAAACCGATAAAAGTACATTTACAAATATCGATATCCAAGTCCCTTTTACACTATCTTTCAGTCTTTCATTTTTTTTCTGTATTCCGTGATATATCATCTTATTTTTTACTATAGAAAATCCCTTTTTTTCAAAATAGCTTTCTTCGATGATATCCTCGATTATCAGAGAATCTACGCCATGTTTCAGAGCATAGTTAATTACATGATCAAGAAGTTTTGTTCCCAGAGACTGATATCTTTTTTCTTTTTTTACAAGTATTCTTTTTAGGATATAACCCTCTGAAGTTTCAAGTATAAAAGCATAGGCAGATATATCTTTTTTATCTGTCAAAAGAAAATATTTTCCTTTTTCTTCATAAATAAACTCAGTATCCATCTCCCTCAATGTCGACAGATTGTCTGCTAGTTCTCGTCCGCTCAAAACTCTATACACAGTCTACCTCCCTTTATTTATAAAAATAGAGAAGAATATTTATTATTCTTCTCCCTCCAAAATTATTTATATACAAAAAATAAAAAAAAAGTGTCGTGAAACGACCTTCGAAAAGAGCCGATCCGCAACACCCGAAGTAACAGGCTTAGTGCTGCTTCCTTCCAGATCTGACACGGTTCACCGGCACTTCGCCGTGCGGGACTCTTTTCTCCAATCGGGTTCACCTCTACAAAGCTGTAGATTATGAGGTAACGCTTATCTACCTCGGCTATCACGACAGGTATAAATATATCATAATTTTAAAGATGAGTCAATAACTTTTTATTCCTATACCCTCTAATAAATGAATATTTTAGCCATCCCCAGAAAAATGAAAAATCCTAAAGCATCTGTTATCATTGTCAAAAGTATAGAACTTCCAACAGCAGGGTCTGTGTTCATTTTTTTCAGAAAAAGAGGAATCATTGTTCCGCAAAGTCCGGCTATAGCAAAGTTAACAAGAATGGCTATTCCCATTATTATTGAAATTTTGAAATTTTTAAACCACATATAAGATCCACTAGCAACCAGAACTGCAAAGATAAATCCATTCATAACTGCAACAAGTATTTCCTTTACAAGACTCTGTAACCAGTTACTGTTGTCAACATCTCCAACTGCAAGCTGTCTGACCATTACGGTAAGGGCCTGATTTCCAGTATTTCCTCCCATAGAAGCCACGATAGGCATGAGAACGGCCAGAGCAGGCAGACCCTCTATAGTCCCCTGAAATCTCCCGATTACCGAAGCTGCAAAAAATGCAGTACACATATTTAGAAACTGCCACTTTCCTCTGTTTCTAGATACGTTCAAGACTATCTTTCCAGTTTCTACATCTTCGTCTACACCGGCAAAGTTATATATCTGTTCTGTAGCAATTTCCTGTACTATATCATATATATCATCCATAGTAATTCTACCTAATAGATATCCATGGTCATCTACTACTGGAATTGCTGAGAGGTCATATTCTCTAAATAATTTTGCCACATCTTCTATATCATCTACATCTCGTACATATCTCGGTTTATATTTTTCAGGAGATTTTATTATGAGTTCCTTGAAACTATTATTTAGATCAAAAAGTATAATATCTTCCAATGATATGGTGGCCACAAGATTCTTATAATCTCCAGTTATGAAAACACTAGAAACATTTTCTAGTTCTCCGTTTACTTTTAAAATTCTAAATCTTTCTATTGTCTCCTTAACTGTTTCAGAGTCACTTGCTACAAATACCTCAGTCTGCATGTATGCCCCGGCCTGGTCTTCTTCATAACTTTTTAGAAGTTGTATCTCTTCTTGCTCCTTGTAATCTAGACCTTCTAGTATCTCTGCAGCCAGTTCTTCATCGATATCTTCTATATCTTGGAGGAGGTCTGTAGCATCATCTGACTCTAGTCTTTTGATTGTACTTACAAGTTTTTTTACTGACAGAGCTTCTAAAGCTTCTTCTAAAACATTTTCACTGAGACTAAGCAGTATGTCTCCTAGATCCTTACTCGGCATTCTTTTTATATATTCTAAAAATTTTTCCTTATCTAATTTTCTAAGCCTGATAAATATTTTTGAAAGTTCAGAATAGTGAAGTCGTTTCTCTCTCTGATTTCTTAAAAAAGCTTCAAGCATATCTACTAACTGGTTTAAATCTCTTCCTATACGCATACTTCCACCTGCCTTCCTGTGAGATAATTATGACTAGTTTTTTATGTTAGAATTAAAACGGGCGCATTAAATTATAAACTCAAATCCTTATTTTAACAAGGGGAAATTATATTTTAATTAATTTCTTATCATTACCTTATCTTATAAAATATTTTTTTACTTTTCCATTTGATATATCAAAAAACCTGCCTTTATCAGGCAGGTTAAACTTTAAAATGTTTTTTTTATTAAATTCTCAGCATCAAGTCCGGTATTTTTTTTAATTTCAGCTAGTATAGTCTTTACTTCTTGGGAATTTTCATTTAATTTTTCCTCTATACTTTCCCCAAAGCCATTACTCTCCTCTTTTATCTGATCAAAATACTCTTGACCTTTTTCTCCATATTTCTCTTGAAGAGTACTAGCAACCAGTTCACCGTTTGATTCAAAAGAGTTTTTAAGTGAGGCTGCCAATTTTTCAGGTAGGTTACTGTTGATTTTTAGCCTTTTATTGATGTTATCATACTGATAATTTGCTTTTATATCTTTCAGATTATTTATAGCTTCTGAGAAAATAATATCTATAATTTCCTGTCCACTGACTTTTACACTCTCGTTAGAGCTAAAGTCCAATATTTCTAACTCTCCTGTCAAAACAGGGGTATTCCCCTTTATACTTAGCTTTTGGTCTAGGTTAAATACAGCATCACCAAAAGAAATATCTTTTAAAAATTCTGAAAGCCTTAAATTTACCAGTTTTAGATTCAGCTGCTGTTCATTTGAAATCAGATCTACAAAGCCATCAATATCAACCTTAGAATCACCAGTAATCCCATTGATATTAAAATCAATTGGCCCTCTGCTTTTGGCAGGATCGCTCGGTATATTTGTAGCCTGACCCTCTATAGATACTCCGGCTATATTCATAGTCATTCTCGCCTTTTCTACAAAGACATCCACAGGGGGCTTTTCTTTTTCCCCTTCGCTGCTTTTTATTTTTTCACTTATTCCGTTAAAATCATTGGCCACTTTATAGATACTATCTCCTAATTCCTGACCCAGAATACGATTAATAAGATCTTCCAGCCCCTTTGAATCCATTTTAATTAGGTTAGAAATCTGATTTTTATCCATAAGCGTTAGTTCTTTATATTTTTCAGGAAGCGCCCTTAGTTCGTCCAAGTCTTTTTCAAACTCTTTTTTATCTGCTTCCATACTTTTGTATAATTTATCTGCCTCAGAATATATTTCTTTTAATTCCTTTTCTTTCCCAATTATTTCAAAGGGATTTTTTGTTGATTTTATATCTTCTACTAATTTTTCAGCTTTTACTTTCAAATCTTCAATTTTATTTTTATTTTCATTTGTTTTGAGTTTGTTTTCCCAGTACTCTTTTTTCTTAGATATTTTCTCACTGTCTT
This window encodes:
- a CDS encoding cation diffusion facilitator family transporter, with the translated sequence MYRVLSGRELADNLSTLREMDTEFIYEEKGKYFLLTDKKDISAYAFILETSEGYILKRILVKKEKRYQSLGTKLLDHVINYALKHGVDSLIIEDIIEESYFEKKGFSIVKNKMIYHGIQKKNERLKDSVKGTWISIFVNVLLSVFKIIVGIFGKSRALVADGFHSISDVVGSIVILLSVYFGNIPEDEDHPYGHEKIESIAGNIVGVLLVITAFELVRDSVLSLIKGVDFVKPLKITIYVALFSVVVKYYMYLYKKRIGLRTKSDAVLADAREHRSDAVSSMGVVIGLMLSIYVNPVFDTLMSILVSLFIGKEGIHIIMETSNNILDKQDKEFLDKIEEYVYNNTEIKNIHDILMRVSGHKIFLSFHIRVPKDMTVYEAHTLADDLKYSLLSDFDELRDVIIHIDYIID
- the mgtE gene encoding magnesium transporter; its protein translation is MRIGRDLNQLVDMLEAFLRNQREKRLHYSELSKIFIRLRKLDKEKFLEYIKRMPSKDLGDILLSLSENVLEEALEALSVKKLVSTIKRLESDDATDLLQDIEDIDEELAAEILEGLDYKEQEEIQLLKSYEEDQAGAYMQTEVFVASDSETVKETIERFRILKVNGELENVSSVFITGDYKNLVATISLEDIILFDLNNSFKELIIKSPEKYKPRYVRDVDDIEDVAKLFREYDLSAIPVVDDHGYLLGRITMDDIYDIVQEIATEQIYNFAGVDEDVETGKIVLNVSRNRGKWQFLNMCTAFFAASVIGRFQGTIEGLPALAVLMPIVASMGGNTGNQALTVMVRQLAVGDVDNSNWLQSLVKEILVAVMNGFIFAVLVASGSYMWFKNFKISIIMGIAILVNFAIAGLCGTMIPLFLKKMNTDPAVGSSILLTMITDALGFFIFLGMAKIFIY